Part of the Crossiella cryophila genome, CGAGGGGACCTGCGGGTGGCCGCGGACGCGATCCGGCTGTCCCGGCGCACCCTGGGCACCATCAAGGGCAATCTGTTCTGGGCCTTCGCCTACAACGTGGCAGGTTTGCCGCTGGCTGCGGCCGGGGTACTCAACCCAATGCTGGCCGGCGCGGCGATGGCGTTCTCCAGTGTGTTCGTGGTCACAAACAGCTTGCGCTTGCGCCGATTTCGAGGTTGGGCAGAGTGAGATCGCTTTTACTCCACACTGTGCACAAACTCGGTCACCCAATGTCCATAACGCCGTTTTGGTGAATAAGTACAGGCTATAAACAAAAAAGTTCCACGACATCCCTGGGCACCGGCGAGTGAGCATGCAACAATCACTTTGCTGACACACCCCCGGTCAGCGCCTGTGGAGATCCCCTCCGGCCCCCGTGCTCCTCCCCCTGGCGCGGGGGCCTCTCCATGTCAATAGCCCGTTCGCGGTGTTACACACTGACGTGTAGGTCACAGGTCTCGTATCCTCGACACCGGTTCGTTACCGTGTCTGCCGTGCTTCTCAGTCGATCGAAGAACGGCCGTCATCGCCCGGCTCCGGCAGCCGAGACCGAACTGCTCGCTCCCGACAACGACCTGGACAACTACCTCGCCGCGCTGGCCCCCGAGGCCGACGTCGAGACCACGGCCACCGGCCGCCGCTTCGGCAACGCCGAGGTGCACCAGCTCCGCCTGAGCCTGATCGCCAACGAGCAGCTCCGCGAACTGGCCGCGCAGCGCCAGACCTCCCCGATGGCCCTGGCCCAGGAATGGGTCATGCAGCGCCTCGACTGGGAGTTCCGCCAGCAGGCGCACTGACCCCAGCTCAGCAGGGCGCGCTGAGCATCCCGAGCCTCAGCGCGCCGCGACCGCCCTGGTCACCGGCATCAACCGCACCACCTCATCGGCCGCGGCGGCCTCGCCGAGCAGGCCGGCCTGATAGGCCAGCGCCACCGCGTGCGCCCGGTCCCGCGCGTCGAGCTTGCGCAGCATCCGCCGGACATGGGTCTTCACGGTCTCCTCGGAGACCTCGAGGCGGTGCGCGATGTTCTTCGCGGTGAGCCCGTCCGCGATCAGCCGCAGCACCTCGAACTCCCGCTTGGACAGCGCCGGTCCCGCGCCGCGTTGCGCGCCGATGACCCGGCCGGGGGTGAGCAGCGCGGTCAGCGCGGGGTCCACGTACAGCCCCAGCTCCACCGCCTGGCAGATCGCCTCCGGGAGCCGGGCCGGGTCGAGTTCGCGCGGCAGGAAGCCCTTGGCGCCCGCGCGCCGGGCGATCTCCACCTCGCCGGCGGCCCGCTGGCCGGGGCGGAACAGGGTCATCACCACCAGGCTGGGCTGCATGCCGGTCAGCATCCGGCACAGGTGCGCGCCGGGGTCCAGTTCGCAGTCGATCAGCAACACGTTCGGTTGGGCCGCGCGGCAGAGTTGCACCGCGCTGCCGGGGGAGCTGGCGGCACCGACCCACTGCACCCGGGGATCGCGGCCGAGCACCGCGGCGACCCCGTGCTGGAAGAGCGGAACGGCATCGATCTGGGCGACCCGGTAAGCGCCGACTCGTGCGCGCACCCCGGCGGTTCGTGCACGCAGTGTCACTGGATCCACGGCGGTCCCCTTTCGACGTCTTGCCTTCTTGGAGTCGCCTCACACTCGATCGTGACGCCACCTATGAAGGTAGTCGCGTTCCACCGGGGATTCTGACGTTGGAACCTGCACTTCCCGCCGATCGTCGTCACTCGTTTGGAGGACAAAACCGACCCATCGGCCTAGCCACTACCGAGGGCACGATCGGCGGAGCGTTGCTACGGCATTCGGCCTAGTTTGTGCCCTATTTCGCTGCGTGGTCAACTAATTACGCTGCGAATCAGGAGGTGGCCATGACTACGCGCCGTGCACTACTGACGGGCCTCGCGGGGGTGGCCGGGGCGGTGCTCACCGGCGCCGGCCCGGCCTGGGCCGGGAGCAGGCAACCGCCTGCCGAACTCACCGCGCCTGGCCGGCCGGAACTGGCCGTGCGGCTGCGCGCCAGGGCGGAGTGGGGCGCGGACGAGAAGCTGCGGTTCGGCGCCAAGGGCGAGGTCTGGCCCGCCACGTTCAGCCCGGTGCAGTGCCTGACCGTGCACCACTCGGCGATCGGCGTCGGCGCGGACCGGGCC contains:
- a CDS encoding LuxR C-terminal-related transcriptional regulator — protein: MDPVTLRARTAGVRARVGAYRVAQIDAVPLFQHGVAAVLGRDPRVQWVGAASSPGSAVQLCRAAQPNVLLIDCELDPGAHLCRMLTGMQPSLVVMTLFRPGQRAAGEVEIARRAGAKGFLPRELDPARLPEAICQAVELGLYVDPALTALLTPGRVIGAQRGAGPALSKREFEVLRLIADGLTAKNIAHRLEVSEETVKTHVRRMLRKLDARDRAHAVALAYQAGLLGEAAAADEVVRLMPVTRAVAAR